From a single Arachis hypogaea cultivar Tifrunner chromosome 3, arahy.Tifrunner.gnm2.J5K5, whole genome shotgun sequence genomic region:
- the LOC114927445 gene encoding cell division cycle protein 48 homolog yields the protein MLLQSHADSNMINLSTIAARESSRGDSGGIDRMLNQLLTEMDGMSVKKTLFTIGATDRPDIIDPALLRSKRLDQLIYIPLPDETSRPQIFKACLRKSPISKDVDLSALARYTHGFSGADITEISSRAPDLIKTVLTGSESDQRSGSW from the exons ATGTTGTTGCAATCCCATGCTGATAGCAATATGATTAATCTCTCCACTATTGCGGCA CGAGAAAGTTCAAGAGGGGATTCCGGCGGTATTGATAGAATGTTGAACCAACTATTAACAGAGATGGATGGAATGTCTGTTAAGAAAACATTGTTCACCATTGGAGCAACAGACAGACCTGACATTATAGACCCTGCATTGCTTCGGTCAAAACGTCTTGACCAATTGATATACATTCCTTTACCGGATGAGACATCACGTCCCCAGATCTTCAAAGCGTGCTTGAGGAAGTCACCAATCTCAAAGGACGTCGATCTTTCGGCTCTTGCTCGTTATACACATGGATTTAGTGGTGCAGACATTACTGAGATATCATCACGAGCTCCCGATCTGATAAAGACAGTTCTGACTGGAAGCGAAAGCGATCAGAGGAGTGGGTCGTGGTAG